In bacterium, one DNA window encodes the following:
- a CDS encoding FlgD immunoglobulin-like domain containing protein, whose protein sequence is MRNAEGGSRNTEFRKRDSEGGSQNAEEGGASLTLQENEAIVRMKEFLGQLIELGIKEQVPAKSALGQNYPNPVNPETWIPFALSEKSKVEVQIYNLAGQLIRTLELGLKEPGSYLTKKEATYWDGKDDEGKEVSSGIYLYQLRAGSYISGSLVIAVMNHDAVMVF, encoded by the coding sequence TTGCGAAATGCAGAAGGTGGAAGCCGGAATACGGAATTCAGAAAGCGGGACTCAGAGGGTGGGAGTCAGAATGCGGAGGAAGGCGGGGCAAGTCTTACCCTGCAGGAGAATGAGGCTATTGTCAGGATGAAGGAGTTCCTGGGACAACTGATCGAGCTTGGAATCAAGGAACAGGTGCCGGCTAAGTCGGCCCTGGGTCAGAACTATCCCAACCCGGTCAATCCTGAGACGTGGATACCTTTTGCCCTCTCTGAGAAAAGCAAGGTAGAGGTTCAGATTTATAACCTCGCCGGGCAATTGATCAGGACTCTTGAATTGGGCCTTAAGGAGCCGGGGAGCTATCTAACTAAGAAGGAGGCGACCTATTGGGACGGTAAGGATGATGAAGGAAAGGAGGTTTCCAGTGGCATATATCTTTATCAACTCCGGGCCGGGTCATATATCTCGGGCTCTTTGGTAATTGCCGTGATGAACCACGACGCTGTTATGGTATTCTGA